Proteins encoded in a region of the Cytobacillus pseudoceanisediminis genome:
- a CDS encoding alpha/beta-type small acid-soluble spore protein, whose amino-acid sequence MARNKLLVPGAGNVLDQMKQEIANEFGVQLGADTTARANGSVGGEMTKRLVAMAEQQLKNQQNQ is encoded by the coding sequence ATGGCAAGAAACAAACTATTGGTACCCGGTGCAGGAAATGTATTGGATCAAATGAAACAGGAAATCGCCAATGAGTTTGGAGTTCAGCTTGGTGCTGATACGACCGCACGAGCAAACGGTTCTGTCGGCGGGGAGATGACAAAGCGCCTTGTCGCAATGGCAGAACAGCAGCTTAAAAACCAGCAAAATCAGTAG
- a CDS encoding putative nucleotidyltransferase substrate binding domain-containing protein, which produces MHIKKSVGPFGQLLTEEKGSHQGELDLKYAAFIPYVNAVRILAVKEGILETSTIARMGKLKKMNGYDEEMGKYESNFAALLKWRLQSYRQTDTYDDTHYIQLKSLSKSERNELKNILKDGKKLHQFVIRAIEKGAG; this is translated from the coding sequence ATGCATATAAAAAAATCAGTTGGTCCATTTGGCCAGCTTCTGACAGAGGAAAAGGGGAGCCATCAAGGAGAGCTGGATCTAAAATATGCAGCATTTATACCTTATGTAAATGCGGTTAGAATTCTTGCTGTCAAAGAAGGGATATTGGAGACATCCACTATTGCCCGAATGGGTAAGCTCAAAAAAATGAATGGCTATGATGAGGAAATGGGTAAATATGAAAGTAATTTTGCCGCTTTGTTAAAATGGAGACTTCAATCTTACAGGCAAACAGATACCTATGATGATACCCATTACATTCAGCTGAAATCCTTATCAAAATCTGAAAGAAATGAATTGAAAAATATTTTAAAGGATGGCAAAAAGCTTCATCAATTTGTAATCAGGGCCATTGAAAAGGGTGCAGGTTAA
- a CDS encoding COX15/CtaA family protein: MKVNRLAFLTIVLTYFLIVFGGYVASSESGMGCGPEWPLCNGLVIPILEGDTLIEFAHRVIGAALGIMTAMLYFSIQKSNPVRELDKVSKVLMVLLIIQILLGAAVVWMDLPAVVVSVHLIVAMLFLAALIWIWRNADEQRSLAVFGKDNSLQNKFNGLLIVTLLTLFLGAYIKHESFGLSCGWLECANGFMPVSIPAMVQTGHRILAGVVAFYIFILTYLSFKNKWEAGLQNRLMAASLLVLIQIIIGILTIISYIEISWAVIHLAFGTVLFAIVFEAGVFVSRLSRVITPGKITRNQKYFG, encoded by the coding sequence TTGAAGGTAAATCGGCTGGCATTTTTAACAATTGTCCTTACCTATTTTCTGATTGTATTCGGCGGGTATGTGGCATCTTCGGAGTCAGGCATGGGATGCGGGCCGGAATGGCCTTTATGCAATGGTCTGGTAATCCCGATATTAGAAGGAGATACCTTAATTGAATTTGCTCACAGGGTTATCGGTGCAGCACTTGGAATAATGACGGCAATGTTGTATTTTAGTATTCAAAAATCAAATCCGGTGCGAGAACTTGATAAAGTTTCTAAGGTACTGATGGTGCTTTTAATAATTCAAATTTTACTGGGGGCTGCTGTGGTTTGGATGGATTTGCCTGCTGTAGTTGTCTCTGTTCACCTAATCGTAGCTATGCTTTTCCTGGCCGCACTGATCTGGATCTGGCGAAATGCTGATGAACAGCGATCACTTGCTGTATTCGGAAAAGATAATAGTTTGCAAAATAAATTTAACGGATTGCTGATTGTGACGCTTCTTACTTTATTCCTTGGTGCTTATATTAAGCATGAATCATTCGGATTGTCATGCGGATGGCTTGAATGTGCAAATGGTTTTATGCCTGTATCTATTCCTGCAATGGTCCAGACCGGACATAGGATTCTGGCTGGAGTTGTGGCATTTTACATATTTATTCTTACGTATCTTTCATTTAAAAATAAATGGGAGGCTGGGTTGCAGAATCGGCTCATGGCTGCCTCCTTGCTTGTTTTAATCCAAATCATTATCGGAATTCTTACCATTATAAGTTACATTGAAATATCCTGGGCCGTTATCCATCTTGCTTTTGGGACAGTGTTATTTGCAATTGTTTTTGAGGCAGGAGTTTTTGTATCACGATTAAGTAGGGTGATTACTCCAGGGAAAATAACCCGTAATCAGAAGTATTTTGGTTAA
- a CDS encoding exonuclease domain-containing protein, protein MGFYPFVQFVRGIQGKLQTNMFGGMNGQNPQQMAFIRQMQRELENTDSMAIPFGNLNVAVFDIETTGFYPDKGDQIISIGAVKIIKGKVSEDSFYSLARFEKPLSNEIKELTGLSEADLEKAPPLSEVLISFLEFVKDMPLVAHHANHEKSFMQHSCWKLFRTPFKYRILDTSFLYRIADHNKSFWRLEDLCEFYSIPVKDRHHALGDAKLTALLWCRLIEEVHKLGCSNLKEVYERIARFS, encoded by the coding sequence ATGGGATTCTATCCTTTTGTCCAATTTGTCAGAGGTATTCAAGGAAAACTTCAAACTAATATGTTTGGTGGGATGAATGGTCAAAATCCACAGCAAATGGCATTTATAAGGCAAATGCAGAGGGAATTGGAGAATACCGATTCAATGGCTATTCCATTCGGAAATTTGAATGTGGCTGTCTTTGATATTGAAACAACTGGGTTTTATCCGGATAAAGGGGATCAGATTATATCGATTGGTGCGGTTAAAATTATTAAAGGGAAAGTCAGTGAAGACAGTTTTTATTCACTCGCCCGATTTGAAAAGCCACTTTCAAACGAAATTAAGGAGCTGACGGGTTTATCTGAGGCTGATTTAGAAAAAGCCCCTCCTCTCTCGGAAGTATTGATTAGTTTCCTTGAATTTGTAAAGGATATGCCGCTTGTGGCCCATCATGCGAACCACGAGAAAAGCTTTATGCAGCACAGCTGCTGGAAGCTATTCCGTACGCCATTCAAGTATAGGATATTAGATACTTCCTTCCTTTACAGGATAGCTGATCATAATAAATCATTCTGGAGATTAGAAGACCTTTGTGAATTTTATAGCATCCCTGTTAAAGACCGCCATCATGCCCTGGGAGATGCAAAGCTTACTGCTCTCTTATGGTGCCGTTTGATCGAGGAGGTTCATAAATTAGGATGCTCCAACTTAAAAGAGGTTTACGAGCGAATAGCCAGGTTTAGCTAA